A single window of Anaerocolumna chitinilytica DNA harbors:
- the mmsA gene encoding multiple monosaccharide ABC transporter ATP-binding protein produces the protein MTDYILEMKNIVKEFPGVRALSNVELQVERGEIHALVGENGAGKSTLMNILSGIYPYGSYTGDIIYNKEECRFNALKDSEDKGIVIIHQELALIPTLSIAENMFLGNERKGRVGINWDETFQQAERHMRRVGLKESPETLIKDIGTGKQQLIEIAKALSKDVKLLILDEPTSSLNEEDTKMLLDLLLEFKKQGMTSIIISHKLNEVAYAADNITVLRDGATIETISNASHNIDEGRIIKGMVGRELKDRFPARERTVKAETALEVRNWTVYHPVYEEKVICDHIDFNIKKGEIIGFAGLQGAGRTELAMSIFGRSYGQKITGTLLLDRKEAVLHNVKAAIEAGIAYVTEDRKGNGLILAQPIRVNTTLSKASKVSKRGVFDEDKEKAVAEDYKVKLRIKCSSIEQQAGNLSGGNQQKVLLAKWMFADPEVLILDEPTRGIDVGAKYEIYGIMNQLVKDGKSVIMISSEMPELLGMCDRIYVMNEGRIAGEFSAAEATQERIMSCILQSDKKNQEVGKV, from the coding sequence TTGACAGATTATATTCTTGAGATGAAAAATATTGTAAAAGAATTTCCTGGCGTGAGAGCCTTAAGCAACGTGGAATTACAGGTTGAACGGGGAGAAATACATGCGCTGGTAGGGGAAAACGGTGCCGGGAAATCCACTTTAATGAATATACTAAGCGGTATTTATCCTTATGGCTCCTATACGGGAGATATTATCTATAACAAGGAAGAATGCCGGTTTAATGCCCTAAAAGACAGTGAGGACAAGGGAATTGTTATAATCCATCAGGAGTTAGCACTGATACCTACACTAAGCATTGCTGAGAATATGTTCTTAGGAAATGAGAGAAAAGGCAGAGTCGGAATCAACTGGGATGAGACCTTTCAGCAAGCTGAAAGGCATATGAGAAGAGTAGGTTTAAAGGAATCACCGGAAACCCTTATTAAAGACATCGGAACCGGGAAGCAGCAGCTCATTGAAATAGCAAAAGCACTGTCCAAAGATGTTAAGCTATTAATTTTGGATGAGCCAACCTCTTCTTTAAATGAAGAAGATACAAAAATGCTGCTGGATTTATTACTGGAATTTAAGAAACAGGGAATGACCTCAATTATCATATCCCATAAGTTAAATGAGGTAGCTTATGCAGCGGATAATATTACAGTGCTGCGGGATGGTGCAACAATAGAAACAATCAGTAATGCAAGCCACAATATTGATGAAGGAAGAATTATCAAAGGGATGGTTGGCAGGGAACTAAAGGATCGTTTTCCGGCAAGAGAGCGTACTGTGAAAGCGGAAACTGCTCTGGAAGTAAGAAACTGGACGGTATACCATCCTGTATACGAAGAAAAGGTTATCTGCGATCACATTGATTTTAACATAAAAAAGGGAGAGATTATCGGTTTTGCAGGACTGCAGGGAGCCGGACGCACCGAACTTGCTATGAGTATTTTTGGCCGCAGCTATGGACAGAAAATAACCGGAACATTGCTGTTAGATAGAAAAGAAGCAGTTTTACATAATGTAAAAGCAGCTATCGAGGCCGGAATTGCCTACGTAACCGAAGACCGCAAGGGAAATGGATTAATTCTTGCACAGCCAATTCGTGTAAATACTACTCTGTCAAAGGCATCAAAGGTTAGTAAAAGAGGAGTATTTGATGAAGACAAGGAAAAAGCAGTTGCAGAGGATTATAAGGTGAAGCTTAGAATTAAGTGCAGCAGCATAGAACAGCAGGCCGGCAATCTGTCAGGCGGAAACCAACAGAAAGTACTTTTAGCTAAATGGATGTTTGCTGACCCGGAGGTACTGATACTGGATGAACCGACCAGAGGAATTGATGTAGGAGCGAAATACGAAATCTATGGTATTATGAATCAGCTTGTAAAGGACGGGAAAAGCGTTATCATGATTTCCTCTGAAATGCCTGAATTGTTAGGTATGTGTGACAGAATTTATGTAATGAATGAAGGCAGGATTGCAGGTGAATTTTCGGCTGCAGAGGCTACACAGGAACGTATTATGTCCTGTATATTGCAAAGTGACAAAAAGAACCAGGAGGTCGGAAAAGTATGA
- a CDS encoding substrate-binding domain-containing protein — protein sequence MRRKVLGILLIAAMLLSFGGCSSNKNVSAPANNQGSTTGKTEDSGTKDTSTDKKDFKVGISMPTKSLERWNRDGSYLKQQFEALGYKAELTYSDNDSDQQVNDIQNLIADGVNLLVVAAIDGESLSTVLQEAKDQKIPVISYDRLIMNTDAISYYVSFDNYTVGKLQGQYIIDTLDLANAGDKKYNMEITAGDPADNNAKFFYNGALDVLKPFIDKGTIVIPSGQKEFEKVATASWDTATALDRMQNILASYYANGTQLDIALCSNDSTALGVAQAIESDYAGKNWPLITGQDGDVANLKNLLDGKQAMTVYKAVANEAVVTVALAQEILSGNTPNDSLLSKINAKCTYDTSSYNNGSGTIPSYLLVPDVVTKDNYKEKLVDTGYYKVGDDGYLAAAQ from the coding sequence ATGAGAAGAAAAGTATTGGGAATCTTATTAATTGCTGCAATGTTATTATCATTTGGAGGTTGCAGTTCTAATAAGAACGTATCAGCACCGGCAAACAATCAGGGGAGTACAACCGGAAAAACCGAGGATTCCGGTACAAAGGACACCTCAACCGATAAGAAGGATTTTAAAGTAGGTATTTCCATGCCGACGAAATCTCTGGAACGCTGGAATAGAGATGGTTCTTACCTGAAACAGCAGTTTGAGGCTCTAGGTTATAAAGCAGAGCTTACTTATTCTGATAACGACAGTGACCAACAAGTTAATGATATCCAGAACTTAATAGCAGACGGTGTAAATCTTCTGGTAGTAGCTGCTATAGACGGTGAATCTTTATCAACCGTTTTACAGGAAGCAAAAGACCAAAAGATACCCGTAATCTCTTATGATCGTTTAATAATGAATACAGATGCCATTTCCTATTATGTGTCTTTTGATAATTACACAGTTGGTAAATTACAGGGACAGTACATAATCGATACACTGGATTTGGCCAATGCAGGTGACAAAAAGTATAATATGGAAATCACTGCAGGTGACCCTGCGGATAATAATGCGAAATTCTTCTATAATGGCGCATTGGATGTTTTAAAACCTTTCATTGATAAAGGAACTATCGTAATTCCTTCCGGACAGAAAGAGTTTGAAAAAGTAGCAACTGCTTCCTGGGATACTGCAACTGCACTAGATCGTATGCAAAACATTTTAGCTTCTTATTATGCAAACGGAACACAGCTTGATATCGCTTTATGCTCCAATGATTCCACCGCACTTGGTGTAGCACAGGCTATTGAATCAGATTATGCCGGAAAAAATTGGCCTTTAATCACCGGACAGGACGGCGATGTTGCGAATTTGAAGAACTTACTGGATGGCAAGCAAGCTATGACAGTATATAAGGCAGTAGCGAATGAAGCGGTAGTAACCGTAGCACTGGCTCAGGAAATCCTTTCTGGTAATACTCCAAATGATTCCCTGTTATCTAAAATTAACGCTAAATGTACCTACGATACAAGCTCTTATAATAACGGATCAGGAACAATCCCTTCTTATTTATTGGTGCCTGATGTAGTAACAAAGGATAACTACAAAGAGAAGCTGGTAGATACAGGATATTACAAAGTAGGTGATGACGGTTATCTGGCGGCTGCACAATAA
- a CDS encoding GntR family transcriptional regulator encodes MGEKDVHNENTDKYSLRGRVFTKIREDILAGRYKQNDELKEASIGQELGVSRTPVREALRQLELEGLVNIIPNKGAYVNEISEKDIHDIYIIRSYLEGLCAKWACEYITQEQIDELEEVVYLSEFHAKKEHHEQIVELDNKFHQLIYEASNSKILNHILSDFHHYVQRIRKITLASDLRAANSNKEHNAILDAIRQRDGEKAEMLAHEHIMSTIRNISERGL; translated from the coding sequence GTGGGCGAAAAAGATGTTCATAACGAAAACACGGATAAATATTCCCTTCGAGGCAGGGTATTTACTAAGATCAGAGAGGATATCCTGGCGGGCAGATATAAACAAAATGATGAGTTAAAAGAAGCCTCTATCGGACAGGAGCTGGGAGTCAGCAGAACACCGGTAAGAGAAGCCTTAAGACAGCTTGAATTGGAGGGGCTTGTCAATATCATACCCAATAAGGGAGCCTATGTGAATGAGATTTCAGAGAAGGACATCCATGACATCTATATTATCCGCTCCTATCTGGAAGGTCTGTGTGCCAAGTGGGCTTGTGAATACATAACCCAGGAGCAGATTGATGAACTGGAAGAGGTTGTTTATCTTTCAGAATTTCACGCTAAGAAAGAGCACCATGAACAGATAGTGGAGTTGGACAATAAATTCCATCAATTGATATATGAGGCATCCAACAGTAAAATATTAAACCATATCCTATCGGATTTTCACCATTATGTGCAGAGAATTCGAAAGATAACACTTGCATCTGATTTAAGAGCAGCAAATTCCAATAAGGAACATAATGCTATCTTAGATGCAATTCGCCAGAGAGACGGTGAGAAAGCAGAGATGCTGGCTCATGAACATATTATGAGTACAATTAGAAATATAAGTGAAAGAGGATTGTAG
- a CDS encoding isocitrate/isopropylmalate family dehydrogenase → MTGYIEAAKEKFGKLLEEQLARVEAMKGQAGFVNYKELKEIVIGVCGGDGIGPAITGQAQRVLEFLLEKDVQDGKVSFKTIEGLTIEHRAETLKAIPEDVLAELKTCNVILKGPTTTPRKGDPWPNVESANVAMRKELDLFANMRPVRIPEQGIDWTFFRENTEGAYAVGSKGFPVTEDLGVDFTFVTSQGTERIIRAAFEYAKANGKTRVTAVTKANIIKTTDGKFLDIFKDISKEYPEIEADDWYIDIMTAKLVDEKRRRDFQVLVLPNLYGDILTDEAAEFQGGVGTAGSANIGKQYAMFEAIHGSAPRMVDEGREIYADPCSVIRAGAMLLSHIGYQEEADKLYKALDICTVSERKLVITGRNTGATSAEFADYLMETIKKL, encoded by the coding sequence ATGACAGGATACATAGAGGCAGCAAAAGAAAAATTCGGAAAACTTTTGGAAGAGCAGTTAGCACGTGTAGAGGCAATGAAAGGTCAGGCCGGTTTTGTTAATTATAAAGAACTAAAGGAGATCGTAATCGGAGTTTGCGGTGGGGACGGAATCGGACCAGCTATAACAGGCCAGGCACAGAGAGTATTGGAATTCCTTTTGGAAAAGGACGTTCAAGACGGAAAAGTCTCATTTAAGACCATAGAAGGGCTTACGATTGAACATAGAGCGGAAACCTTAAAAGCGATTCCGGAAGATGTATTAGCAGAGCTGAAAACCTGCAATGTTATATTAAAGGGACCCACTACTACCCCCAGAAAAGGTGACCCGTGGCCTAATGTGGAAAGTGCCAATGTTGCGATGAGAAAAGAACTGGATTTATTTGCTAATATGCGTCCTGTTCGTATACCGGAGCAGGGAATTGACTGGACCTTTTTCCGTGAGAATACAGAAGGTGCCTATGCTGTCGGCAGTAAAGGATTTCCTGTAACTGAGGATTTGGGGGTTGATTTTACTTTTGTAACCAGCCAGGGTACTGAAAGAATTATCCGTGCTGCCTTTGAATATGCAAAAGCAAACGGAAAGACAAGAGTGACAGCAGTAACCAAGGCGAATATCATTAAAACAACCGATGGTAAGTTCTTAGATATTTTTAAAGATATATCAAAGGAGTATCCTGAGATTGAGGCAGATGACTGGTATATAGATATTATGACAGCCAAACTGGTAGATGAGAAGAGAAGAAGAGATTTTCAGGTACTGGTACTTCCTAATCTTTACGGTGATATTCTTACCGACGAAGCTGCTGAGTTCCAGGGAGGTGTCGGAACAGCAGGAAGTGCCAATATCGGTAAACAGTATGCTATGTTTGAAGCCATTCACGGTTCAGCACCCAGAATGGTGGATGAAGGAAGAGAAATCTATGCAGACCCCTGCAGTGTTATTCGCGCAGGTGCAATGCTTTTATCACATATCGGCTATCAGGAAGAAGCAGATAAACTCTATAAAGCACTTGATATTTGTACTGTATCGGAAAGAAAGTTAGTTATTACAGGAAGAAATACCGGAGCTACCAGTGCTGAGTTTGCTGATTATCTGATGGAGACCATTAAAAAGCTTTAG
- a CDS encoding beta/alpha barrel domain-containing protein has translation MENRKVFMNRHNNLLQLEEHLYTLVDVEQPNVFRNLFPYDEVPKIAFNDRIVPHNFPEEIWITDTTFRDGQQSRAPYSTEQIVTIYDHLHKLGGPKGIIRQSEFFLYSKKDRDAVYKCMEKGYQFPEVTSWIRASKKDFQLVKDIGMKETGILVSCSDYHIFYKMKMTRREAMNHYLNIVQECLETGVAPRCHLEDITRSDIHGFVIPFCMELMKLGERYKIPVKVRACDTMGYGVNFSGAVIPRSVQGIIYGLVTHAGIPPQLLEWHGHNDFYKAVTNSTTAWLYGACGVNCSLFGIGERTGNTPLEAMVFEYGQLKGTLDGMDTTVITELADYFAKEIGYKIPPRTPFVGKNFNVTRAGIHADGLLKNEEIYNIFDTEKFLNRPVLVAVSNTSGLAGIAHWINSYFKLKGSEAVDKNDSLVLKVKDWVDKEYDGGRVTVITDDELIAVINDVRETI, from the coding sequence ATGGAAAACAGGAAAGTATTTATGAACCGTCACAATAACCTGCTTCAGCTGGAAGAGCATTTGTATACGCTGGTTGATGTAGAGCAGCCAAATGTTTTCAGAAATTTATTTCCCTATGATGAAGTCCCCAAGATAGCCTTCAATGACAGAATAGTGCCGCATAATTTTCCGGAAGAGATATGGATTACAGATACTACATTTCGTGACGGACAGCAATCGAGAGCTCCTTATTCTACTGAACAGATCGTAACAATATATGACCATCTTCACAAGTTAGGCGGACCCAAGGGTATTATCAGACAAAGCGAATTTTTCTTATACAGCAAGAAAGACCGGGATGCTGTATACAAGTGTATGGAAAAGGGGTATCAGTTTCCAGAGGTTACTTCCTGGATAAGAGCAAGTAAGAAGGATTTTCAGCTGGTAAAGGATATTGGAATGAAGGAAACCGGAATTTTGGTCAGCTGCTCCGATTATCATATCTTTTATAAGATGAAGATGACCAGAAGAGAAGCTATGAACCATTATCTGAATATTGTTCAGGAATGTCTTGAAACAGGAGTGGCACCAAGATGCCATCTGGAAGATATTACCCGCTCGGATATCCATGGCTTTGTTATTCCTTTTTGCATGGAGCTTATGAAATTAGGAGAGCGTTATAAGATACCGGTAAAGGTAAGAGCTTGTGATACCATGGGATATGGAGTTAATTTCTCAGGTGCGGTTATTCCAAGAAGCGTTCAGGGTATAATTTATGGCCTTGTAACCCATGCCGGCATTCCTCCGCAGCTATTGGAATGGCATGGACATAATGATTTCTATAAAGCAGTTACCAATTCCACTACGGCTTGGTTGTATGGTGCCTGCGGAGTAAACTGTTCTTTGTTTGGAATCGGTGAACGTACCGGTAACACACCTTTAGAGGCTATGGTATTTGAATATGGCCAGTTAAAAGGAACCCTTGACGGCATGGATACTACGGTAATCACTGAACTTGCAGATTATTTTGCCAAGGAAATCGGATATAAGATACCGCCCAGAACTCCTTTCGTAGGAAAGAACTTTAATGTTACAAGAGCAGGAATTCATGCCGATGGACTATTGAAAAATGAAGAGATTTATAATATATTTGATACTGAGAAATTCTTGAACAGGCCGGTGTTAGTAGCGGTATCCAATACCTCCGGTCTTGCAGGAATTGCTCATTGGATTAACAGCTATTTTAAGTTAAAGGGCAGCGAGGCTGTTGATAAAAATGACTCCCTGGTACTTAAAGTAAAGGATTGGGTGGATAAAGAATATGACGGCGGACGCGTTACTGTAATAACAGACGATGAGCTCATTGCAGTTATCAACGATGTGAGGGAAACAATATAA
- the arcC gene encoding carbamate kinase yields the protein MPKKRIVIALGRNAFGETFPEQQKAVKKAAKAIADLIEENYDIVITHSNGPQVGMLHTAMTEFSRMDNHYTVAPMSVCSSLSQGYMGYDLQNILRTEILNRGLYKPVVTVITQVKVDPFDEAFANPSKVIGRYMSEEEAENESKKGNHVVKTEKGYRRIIASPKPLEIYEIDSVNALLAAGQVVIAAGGGGIPVLEQGTVLKGASAVIEKDATSELLAEAVDAQLLLFLTGVDKVCLGFGSSNERPIDTLTVSEAQEYIRNNSFEAGSILPKIEASVKFIESGENREAIVGNIDKALDAVRGKTGTHFIR from the coding sequence ATGCCAAAGAAGAGAATAGTTATTGCCCTTGGCAGAAATGCTTTTGGTGAAACATTTCCTGAACAGCAGAAAGCAGTTAAGAAGGCAGCAAAAGCAATTGCAGATTTAATTGAAGAAAATTACGATATTGTTATCACACACAGTAATGGCCCCCAGGTTGGGATGTTACATACGGCTATGACAGAATTTTCAAGAATGGATAACCACTACACAGTGGCTCCAATGTCCGTATGCAGTTCTTTAAGCCAGGGTTACATGGGATATGACCTTCAGAATATACTTCGTACAGAAATATTAAACAGAGGTCTCTATAAACCAGTTGTCACTGTCATAACTCAAGTAAAGGTGGATCCCTTTGATGAAGCCTTTGCCAACCCCTCAAAAGTAATCGGAAGATATATGTCCGAAGAAGAAGCGGAAAATGAAAGCAAAAAAGGCAATCATGTAGTAAAAACAGAAAAAGGCTACCGAAGAATTATAGCTTCTCCGAAGCCCCTTGAAATTTATGAGATTGATTCCGTTAATGCTCTCCTAGCCGCAGGTCAGGTAGTAATCGCAGCAGGCGGCGGGGGTATTCCTGTATTAGAGCAGGGTACGGTACTAAAAGGAGCAAGTGCAGTAATAGAAAAGGATGCTACCAGCGAATTACTGGCTGAAGCCGTTGATGCCCAGTTACTTTTATTTCTGACCGGTGTTGATAAAGTATGTTTAGGTTTTGGAAGTTCGAATGAACGCCCTATCGATACACTGACAGTTTCTGAGGCTCAAGAATATATTCGTAATAATTCATTTGAGGCCGGTTCTATTCTTCCTAAAATCGAAGCCTCTGTCAAGTTCATAGAAAGCGGAGAAAACCGTGAAGCGATTGTCGGCAATATTGATAAAGCTTTAGACGCAGTACGCGGCAAAACAGGTACACATTTTATTCGTTAA
- a CDS encoding methyl-accepting chemotaxis protein — MKGTVVSSWVESCRKLYGNEVVNNALKNYNLSNEHIFTPFEDVEDRVARGIVDHIGNQMGKTTKEIWNTMGEENIKTFSKLYPGFFRHDSAYQFLKSMNDVHVIVMKRFRGAKPPILDVVPISSHEILFTYRSKRGMVDYLIGLTYGAIKHFNEKADIGIIYQKEEETQLKLTFEKEIQSTKKYRINKLLSFGFIKNTSVKESIVNTLAVAAASLILSQNITNTVILAAVAFLFSFFSSSLLNRPKKMIMRELKYLSERKFVESITLKSGDEYEAYMDQINEIKRNIQKDFIGFNAIVDELYTFNKSVSEIAGTMKNTSDDITTVLDQVAEAAITQAEDTTKAITILDGSVQNVTNISNEGQTNKSQIEEAVTGIEESFVNVQATAAQITNVLYSFSEIKKESTDLKNNADAITQIVLMVASIAKQINLLALNASIEAARAGEAGKGFTVVAEEVRKLSEETNQAVKQINDSLTNFAASIGVVVEGIDTGYSVLENENTKLTEAVMKSSQMNQNLKVVSEYLIKNSAELKSEADNITVLFDGIQNLAAIAEENSASTQEANSNVTVYVEQIKKLTEQISVFDTMIKNFQEDLSNYII, encoded by the coding sequence ATGAAAGGTACCGTTGTTTCATCCTGGGTAGAGTCCTGCAGGAAATTGTATGGTAATGAAGTAGTAAATAATGCGCTGAAGAATTATAATCTGTCAAATGAGCATATATTTACACCCTTTGAAGATGTTGAAGATAGGGTAGCAAGAGGAATTGTTGATCATATCGGAAATCAAATGGGCAAGACAACAAAAGAAATTTGGAATACCATGGGTGAAGAGAATATTAAGACCTTTAGCAAGCTTTATCCCGGATTCTTTCGACATGACTCTGCTTATCAGTTCTTAAAATCCATGAACGATGTTCATGTTATTGTTATGAAGCGGTTTCGCGGTGCCAAACCTCCTATTCTCGATGTAGTTCCAATCTCTTCTCACGAAATACTATTTACCTATCGCTCCAAAAGAGGAATGGTAGATTATCTAATCGGACTGACCTATGGCGCAATCAAGCATTTCAATGAAAAAGCAGATATTGGAATTATCTATCAGAAGGAAGAAGAAACCCAGTTAAAACTGACATTTGAAAAAGAAATACAATCTACAAAAAAATACCGTATAAACAAACTTTTATCCTTTGGATTTATAAAAAATACCTCTGTAAAAGAATCGATTGTAAATACATTGGCAGTAGCGGCTGCTTCCCTGATTCTGTCACAAAACATAACCAATACCGTAATCTTAGCTGCAGTGGCATTCTTGTTTTCTTTCTTTTCCAGCAGCCTTTTAAACCGGCCGAAGAAGATGATTATGAGGGAATTAAAGTATCTAAGTGAACGTAAATTTGTAGAATCCATTACCCTAAAGTCCGGTGATGAATATGAAGCTTATATGGATCAGATTAATGAAATTAAGAGAAATATCCAGAAGGACTTTATCGGATTTAACGCTATTGTAGATGAACTCTATACCTTTAATAAGTCGGTTTCTGAAATTGCAGGTACTATGAAGAATACTTCGGATGATATAACCACTGTCCTTGACCAGGTAGCAGAAGCAGCTATAACGCAGGCAGAAGATACTACAAAAGCGATTACCATATTAGATGGCAGTGTACAAAATGTCACCAATATCTCTAATGAGGGTCAGACAAATAAGAGCCAGATCGAAGAGGCGGTTACCGGTATTGAGGAAAGCTTTGTGAATGTACAGGCTACAGCGGCACAGATAACTAATGTGCTGTACAGCTTTAGTGAAATCAAAAAAGAAAGCACCGATTTAAAGAACAATGCGGATGCTATCACCCAAATCGTGCTAATGGTAGCTTCTATTGCTAAGCAGATTAATCTCCTTGCTTTGAATGCATCAATTGAAGCAGCAAGAGCAGGAGAAGCCGGTAAGGGATTTACTGTGGTAGCAGAAGAGGTAAGAAAGCTTTCCGAGGAGACAAATCAGGCAGTGAAGCAGATTAATGACAGTCTAACAAACTTTGCAGCCAGTATCGGTGTTGTGGTAGAAGGGATTGATACCGGTTATTCTGTCCTGGAAAATGAGAATACGAAACTGACAGAAGCCGTTATGAAGTCCAGCCAGATGAACCAGAATCTGAAAGTGGTTTCTGAATACCTGATTAAAAATTCCGCTGAGCTAAAATCCGAGGCAGATAATATCACAGTACTATTCGATGGCATTCAGAATCTTGCTGCTATTGCAGAAGAAAATTCCGCATCAACACAGGAAGCTAATTCCAACGTTACTGTATATGTAGAGCAGATAAAGAAGCTTACAGAACAGATTTCGGTATTTGACACTATGATAAAGAATTTCCAGGAAGATTTAAGTAACTATATCATCTAA
- the asnB gene encoding asparagine synthase (glutamine-hydrolyzing): MCGIAGFCSFKENYNSKSSKWQNTLVNMKNSIKHRGPDEDGYMLDEHIGFAHARLSIIDLANGKQPMSRKIGNRLYSIIYNGELYNTSELRQDLELKGWRFMTTSDTEVILVGIIEYGNEFVKELNGIFAFAIWDSYQETLSIFRDRLGIKPLFYTLTDSTCIFGSELKVLFEYPGIRPVIDRDGLCEVFGIGPARTYGNGVFKDCKEVLPGYYNVYTRDGMKSIQYWKLVSRPHTDSYEETIEKTAFLLKDSIVRQMISDIPICTFLSGGVDSSIVTAVCASELAKRGERLNTFSFDFAGNDEYFKANDFQPSRDRPYVDLLVKHFNTNHTYLECDNIKLADALYNAVDAKDLPGMADVDSSLLYFCSEVKKFNKVTLTGECADEIFGGYPWFHSKEAFEAHAFPWSRNIEPRQQLLKDDLLDSIHLKEYIDRTYETSVAETPKLYSENKEEGRRREIAYLNIKWFMATLLDRMDRTSMFSGLEARVPLADHRILDYVWNVPWDIKCKDGVVKHLLREAAKGLLPDEVLYRRKSPYPKTYNPQYENILSTRLQTVLKDSSSPLNRLVDQKKVADFLSTPSDYGKPWFGQLMAGPQMIAYLLQINYWLDKYKIELAI; this comes from the coding sequence TTGTGCGGTATAGCAGGTTTTTGCAGTTTTAAAGAGAATTACAACAGTAAGAGCAGCAAATGGCAGAATACTCTGGTTAATATGAAAAACAGTATTAAGCACAGAGGCCCTGATGAAGATGGATATATGCTGGATGAACATATCGGTTTTGCCCATGCCAGGCTCTCTATTATCGATCTGGCAAATGGCAAACAGCCGATGAGCAGAAAGATTGGGAATCGCTTATATTCAATTATCTATAACGGTGAGCTCTACAACACCAGTGAACTGAGACAGGATTTGGAACTGAAAGGCTGGCGTTTTATGACCACCAGTGATACGGAAGTAATTCTTGTGGGAATAATAGAATATGGCAATGAATTCGTAAAAGAATTAAATGGTATTTTTGCGTTTGCTATCTGGGATTCTTATCAGGAGACCTTAAGCATCTTCCGGGACCGGCTGGGAATAAAGCCTTTGTTTTATACACTGACGGATTCAACCTGTATCTTTGGTTCTGAGCTGAAGGTTCTTTTTGAATACCCCGGAATAAGACCTGTCATCGACAGAGATGGCCTATGTGAAGTATTTGGCATAGGGCCAGCCAGAACTTACGGAAACGGAGTCTTTAAAGACTGCAAGGAAGTTCTTCCTGGTTACTATAATGTATATACAAGGGATGGCATGAAAAGCATCCAATATTGGAAACTTGTAAGCAGACCTCATACGGACTCTTACGAGGAAACAATTGAAAAAACTGCCTTTTTGCTCAAGGACTCTATCGTTAGGCAGATGATATCTGATATTCCCATCTGTACTTTCCTGTCCGGCGGTGTTGACAGCAGTATTGTAACAGCAGTTTGTGCCAGTGAACTTGCCAAACGGGGAGAAAGGTTAAATACCTTCTCTTTTGATTTTGCCGGAAATGATGAATATTTTAAAGCTAATGATTTTCAGCCTTCCAGGGACCGTCCTTATGTAGATTTATTGGTAAAGCATTTCAATACCAATCACACCTACTTAGAATGTGATAATATTAAACTTGCGGATGCTCTTTATAATGCAGTCGATGCCAAAGACCTGCCCGGTATGGCTGATGTGGACTCATCTCTTCTGTATTTTTGCAGCGAGGTAAAAAAATTCAATAAGGTAACGCTGACCGGTGAATGTGCCGATGAAATCTTTGGTGGTTACCCGTGGTTTCACAGCAAAGAAGCCTTTGAAGCTCATGCATTCCCCTGGTCCAGAAATATAGAACCAAGACAGCAGCTCTTAAAAGATGACCTTTTGGATTCCATTCATTTAAAAGAGTACATTGACAGAACCTATGAGACTTCTGTAGCAGAAACACCAAAGCTGTATTCTGAAAATAAAGAGGAAGGCAGACGAAGAGAAATTGCTTATCTTAATATTAAGTGGTTTATGGCTACTCTTTTGGACCGTATGGACAGAACCAGTATGTTCTCCGGGCTGGAAGCGAGGGTTCCTCTGGCAGACCATAGAATACTTGATTATGTCTGGAATGTTCCCTGGGATATTAAGTGCAAGGATGGTGTGGTAAAACACCTGCTGCGTGAAGCAGCTAAAGGCCTGTTACCGGATGAGGTTCTCTACCGCAGAAAGAGTCCATACCCCAAGACCTATAATCCACAGTATGAGAATATTCTCTCCACTCGTCTTCAAACAGTATTAAAAGATTCTTCCTCTCCCCTTAACAGGTTAGTTGACCAGAAAAAAGTAGCTGATTTTCTTTCAACTCCCTCTGATTACGGAAAGCCATGGTTTGGCCAGTTAATGGCAGGCCCCCAGATGATAGCTTATTTATTACAGATTAACTATTGGCTGGATAAATATAAAATAGAGCTTGCTATCTGA